In Stigmatopora nigra isolate UIUO_SnigA chromosome 2, RoL_Snig_1.1, whole genome shotgun sequence, a single window of DNA contains:
- the incenp gene encoding inner centromere protein B isoform X2 yields MRSVQLSVESLLQMAQNKTQDFVNHIDNVHMVWLEEIRQVASQMFSRDVNSEPELMPKTPSQKKNSRRKRVSVGRQEESRLRRRLSKHRRSNLRGSSVTPFNLIAEDVSTAESSTSTRPKRALRKTKQAKTSIAEDESQPSQNSLDVIDEIRPQLVQDQKEPGLDGAEDKESEVDNVDIQLSESNAASRSPEYIPTSSVFVSIPASERSSAERAAELEPELELELELEPELEPEVEPEVEPEFELELEPSPVRSAAKIAIANKRRSSRRSSVKVCHSRASLRSSVTKESLRRTSRRSMLKKNAARNSRSIQNSINEAASSCESLDEMEEIVSEAVNEDPEVAVVDDSDDPSEMAIASSDLPSLVRVTRSVAAHSPKLAPPSLFTPVRSNWQQKIVGTQQTPQAKRRSSRNNKRKAPYTTAESPKRFSPPKKSVVRPNMKSFLHTVQKNQFLMMTPNSFNRTSAIKSFIKHTTPLKMDSKAKERQKLEALRKKQVQEEERMRKLEEEKKKKQDEYKRKRDERLRKVNEAKVKEELREEEKKKKIEQKMADIDEKNDKRQAAELAKKRLAIKRQEDIEQKRKLEEETKRKKLQQEEEEKRQQELLAKKAKEEELKAKKLAEARKALELKREQDRERELEKERFAAAEREKALALQRELEKAAREKERRELEEKRKLEEKRKWEQQQKRLAADKEAVLKEAANKKTAATLNVTMDIEHSVTSTPPAKVGLNKTVVVKKSPQSYLITPKDNNKTMNRSNDMDDYGMDQNSDDSTDDESAPKKPIPSWAEGHNLQQLVMKQYFNPPDLEAFFGIVEAPRLENLFNKNKARYFKRTSSAVWHSPPNVK; encoded by the exons ATGAGGTCTGTACAGTTATCGGTGGAGTCTCTACTCCAGATGgctcaaaacaaaacacaagattTTGTCAATCATATTGATAATGTCCACATGGTTTGGCTCGAAGAGATCCGCCAAGTGGCAAGCCAAATGTTTTCAAG gGATGTCAATTCCGAACCAGAGCTCATGCCTAAAACACCATCACAAAAGAAGAATAGTCGCAGGAAGCGCGTGTCTGTTGGCCGACAGGAAGAAAGTCGACTCAGGCGGAG ATTATCCAAGCATAGGCGCAGTAATCTCCGCGGGTCCTCGGTGACGCCATTCAACTTAATTGCCGAAGATGTGTCTACAGCTGAGAGCAGCACCAGCACGCGACCAAAGCGTGCTCTTCGAAAAACCAAACAAGCCAAAACCAGCATAGCAGAGGATGAGAGTCAGCCATCCCAAAACAGCTTGGATGTCATAGATGAAATAAGACCACAGCTGGTCCAGGATCAGAAAGAGCCTGGGCTGGATGGAGCTGAGGACAAAGAAAGTGAGGTGGACAACGTGGACATCCAGTTAAGCGAGTCAAATGCCGCAAGCCGGTCTCCAGAATATATTCCCACATCAAGCGTTTTCGTCAGCATCCCTGCATCAGAGCGCTCGTCCGCCGAGCGAGCGGCAGAGCTCGAGCCAGAGCTAGAGCTTGAGCTAGAGCTTGAGCCAGAACTTGAGCCAGAGGTCGAGCCAGAGGTCGAGCCAGAGTTCGAGCTGGAGCTCGAGCCCTCTCCTGTACGCAGTGCTGCTAAAATTGCGATAGCTAACAAGCGTAGGAGTTCACGGAGGAGCTCTGTCAAGGTGTGCCACTCCCGGGCCAGTTTGCGGAGCAGCGTGACTAAGGAGTCTTTGCGTCGTACTTCTCGACGATCCATGTTGAAGAAGAACGCGGCTCGCAACAGCCGCTCAATACAAAACAGCATCAATGAAG CTGCTTCTTCTTGTGAGTCTTTGGATGAGATGGAAGAAAT AGTGTCCGAAGCTGTGAATGAAGATCCAGAAGTTGCTGTGGTTGATGACTCGGATGATCCTTCAGAG ATGGCCATTGCCAGCAGTGACCTGCCATCGTTGGTGCGTGTTACTCGTTCGGTGGCAGCACACTCCCCTAAATTGGCCCCACCATCACTGTTTACCCCCGtgaggagcaactggcagcagAAAATAG TTGGCACGCAGCAGACTCCACAGGCTAAACGGAG GTCCTCTAGGAACAACAAACGCAAAGCGCCCTATACTACAGCAGAGAGCCCAAAGAGATTTTCACCTCCCAAGAAGAGT GTGGTCCGACCAAACATGAAATCTTTTCTTCACACTGTGCAGAAGAATCAGTTTCTGATGATGACTCCAAATTCCTTCAATCGTACTTCTGCAATCAAGTCCTTCATTAAACACACCACTCCTCTCAAGATGGATTCAAAG GCAAAAGAGCGCCAAAAGTTGGAAGCACTTAGAAAGAAGCAGGTGCAGGAGGAGGAGAGAATGAGGAAACTggaggaggaaaagaaaaagaaacaagatgAATACAAAAG GAAGAGGGATGAGAGGCTAAGGAAGGTGAATGAGGCTAAAGTGAAAGAAGAACTTCgagaggaagaaaagaaaaagaaaattgagcaaaaaatggctgacattgatgaaaaaaatgacaaa CGTCAAGCGGCCGAGCTGGCCAAAAAACGACTGGCCATCAAACGTCAAGAAGATATTGAGCAGAAACGAAAGTTGGAGGAAGAAACCAAAAGGAAGAAGCTTCAACAAGAA gaaGAGGAGAAGCGCCAGCAAGAGTTGTTGGCTAAGAAGGCCAAGGAGGAGGAACTAAAAGCAAAGAAGCTGGCTGAAGCTCGAAAAGCTTTAGAGCTCAAGAGGGAGCAGGATCGTGAAAGGGAGCTTGAAAAAGAACGCTTTGCTGCTGCTGAAAG AGAGAAGGCTCTCGCTCTGCAGCGCGAACTGGAAAAAGCAgcgagagagaaggagaggcgAGAACTAGAAGAGAAAAGGAAGcttgaggaaaaaagaaaatgg GAGCAACAGCAAAAGAGGTTGGCGGCAGATAAAGAGGCAGTGCTTAAAGAAGCTGCTAACAAAAAG ACTGCTGCTACTCTAAATGTGACGATGGACATTGAG CACTCTGTAACGAGCACACCTCCAGCAAAAGTTGGTCTCAATAAGACTGTGGTTGTtaag AAATCACCACAGTCGTACTTGATAACGCCGAAAGATAACAACAAAACTATGAATCGCTCTAACGATATGGATGACTACGGGATGGACCAAAACAGTGACGATTCCACAGATGATGAGTCGGCGCCAAAAAAGCCAATTCCTTCTTGGGCTGAGG GTCACAATCTGCAACAACTCGTAATGAAGCAGTACTTCAACCCTCCAGACTTGGAGGCTTTCTTTGGGATAGTCGAGGCGCCCAGACTGGAGAACctgtttaataaaaacaaagcgCGCTACTTCAAACGCACCAGCTCTGCTGTGTGGCACTCGCCACCAAATGTAAAATAA
- the best1 gene encoding bestrophin-4, whose amino-acid sequence MTVTYSRRVADAGLGTFFHLLLRWRGSIYKLLYRELIIFTLLYYFFSVVYRFVLNVDQKRLFEKLSMYCNRYAELIPVSFVLGFYVTLVVSRWWGQFENVPWPDRLASLVGGHVRGADEAARLTRRTLMRYANLSGVLIYRSVSTAVYKRFPTMEHLVQAGLMTSEELKHLEDLPSPHNKFWVPCMWFVSLALRARTEGRINNDVALSAILTELNSLRAKCMKLYGYDWVSLPLVYTQVATVAVYSFFLACLIGRQFLDPAQGYPGHDLDFYLPVFTLLQFFFYVGWLKVAEQLINPFGEDDDDFETNWLVDRNLQVSLLSVDEMYDSLPLVEKDMYWNKSEPRPPYTTASADHCKPSFMGSALDISVPKEEMEFQSNLEQIKENEEANYSTPLLGGLGRFLGVQSPSFPRSSRVSLLRRRPGAPINRFPLYLHTEVPSQQARHPPNAERDQDYAFSSLPFYERAGFYSCPQTPIHCVPPAMARPRPTRRPQNEWDRSCSSLAPPTVGSQLLPPDTPNHMPPPPSSAFPWLSEEGETPNAPAFSFPDPPPELCPISKLRRGHGLLSRRPLPPCLTLEPLPSADSQAGPPSARTAGTGGERVFSFTPPSRHGPANPNNPTSSSGSINVTGGNGAATAGSLQNCANLSNFSSFATNVKASNGGLNTLGASGSIPLQQEANQPNSPNDSGISLAEGDLLGVLVDSGGNKTTVSRKD is encoded by the exons ATGACAGTGACTTACTCCCGCAGAGTGGCAGATGCAGGCCTGGGCACTTTTTTTCACCTGCTACTGCGCTGGAGGGGGAGCATCTACAAGCTCCTCTACAGGGAGCTCATCATCTTCACTCTGCTATACTACTTCTTCAGCGTTGTTTATAG GTTTGTATTAAATGTTGATCAGAAGAGGCTCTTTGAGAAACTGTCTATGTACTGCAACCGCTATGCAGAGCTCATCCCGGTGTCCTTTGTTCTCG GTTTCTATGTGACCTTGGTGGTATCTCGCTGGTGGGGTCAGTTTGAAAACGTCCCTTGGCCCGACCGCCTGGCATCACTAGTGGGAGGCCACGTGCGCGGAGCCGACGAGGCTGCCAGGTTGACCCGCCGCACTTTGATGCGTTACGCCAATCTCTCAGGCGTTCTCATCTACCGCTCCGTCAGCACAGCGGTCTACAAAAGGTTTCCAACCATGGAGCACCTGGTACAGGCAG GTTTGATGACCTCAGAGGAACTGAAACACCTGGAGGACTTGCCCTCCCCTCATAACAAGTTTTGGGTTCCCTGCATGTGGTTTGTCAGCCTGGCTTTGCGGGCTCGTACAGAGGGTCGCATCAACAATGACGTGGCTCTCTCTGCCATTCTCAca GAGTTAAACAGTTTACGTGCAAAGTGCATGAAGCTGTATGGTTACGACTGGGTTAGCCTGCCACTTGTGTATACTCAG GTAGCCACTGTGGCAGTATACAGCTTCTTTCTAGCTTGTCTGATTGGCCGTCAGTTCTTAGATCCAGCCCAGGGCTACCCCGGTCACGACCTGGACTTTTATCTACCCGTCTTCACACTGCTACAATTTTTCTTCTACGTGGGCTGGCTGAAG GTGGCTGAGCAACTCATAAATCCTTTTGGTGAAGATGACGACGACTTTGAGACAAACTGGCTTGTTGATCGCAATTTGCAG GTATCTTTGTTGTCTGTGGACGAAATGTACGATAGCCTCCCTCTGGTTGAGAAGGACATGTACTGGAATAAGTCTGAGCCTCGACCTCCCTACACAACTGCCAGTGCCGATCACTGCAAACCCTCATTTATGGGCTCCGCTTTGGATATCAG TGTCCCAAAAGAGGAGATGGAGTTTCAGTCCAACTTGGAGCAGATTAAAGAAAACGAAGAAGCCAACTACTCCACCCCCCTGTTGGGAGGTCTGGGGCGCTTTCTGGGTGTCCAGTCCCCCAGCTTCCCTCGCTCTTCTCGGGTCTCTTTGCTACGCCGGCGCCCCGGCGCCCCAATCAATCGCTTCCCTCTTTACCTACATACGGAGGTTCCGTCCCAGCAAGCCCGCCATCCACCGAACGCAGAGCGAGATCAGGATTACGCCTTCTCCAGCCTCCCTTTTTACGAGAGAGCTGGCTTTTACAGTTGCCCTCAGACACCCATCCACTGCGTGCCCCCCGCGATGGCCCGACCGCGGCCCACCCGCCGGCCCCAGAACGAATGGGATCGCAGCTGCAGCTCCCTCGCTCCTCCGACGGTGGGTTCCCAGTTGCTGCCCCCTGACACCCCCAATCACATGCCACCCCCGCCGTCGTCGGCTTTCCCCTGGCTCAGCGAGGAGGGTGAGACACCCAACGCCCCTGCCTTCTCCTTCCCCGACCCACCGCCGGAGCTCTGTCCTATATCAAAACTGAGGCGCGGGCACGGCCTGCTGTCTCGCCGACCCCTCCCTCCGTGCTTGACGCTGGAGCCCTTGCCGTCCGCCGACAGCCAAGCGGGACCCCCGAGTGCTCGGACTGCGGGAACCGGGGGAGAAAGGGTGTTCTCGTTCACCCCTCCCTCTCGTCACGGGCCGGCAAATCCAAATAATCCCACCAGCAGCTCCGGAAGCATTAACGTGACAGGCGGCAACGGTGCCGCCACGGCAGGAAGTCTTCAGAACTGCGCCAATCTTAGCAACTTTAGTAGCTTCGCCACCAACGTGAAGGCGAGCAACGGTGGGCTCAATACGTTGGGCGCTTCAGGTTCGATACCTTTGCAACAAGAGGCCAATCAACCAAATTCCCCTAATGATTCTGGAATCTCGTTGGCTGAAGGGGACCTGTTAGGCGTGTTAGTAGACAGTGGCGGAAACAAAACCACTGTGAGCAGAAAGGActga
- the incenp gene encoding inner centromere protein B isoform X1, translated as MRSVQLSVESLLQMAQNKTQDFVNHIDNVHMVWLEEIRQVASQMFSRDVNSEPELMPKTPSQKKNSRRKRVSVGRQEESRLRRRLSKHRRSNLRGSSVTPFNLIAEDVSTAESSTSTRPKRALRKTKQAKTSIAEDESQPSQNSLDVIDEIRPQLVQDQKEPGLDGAEDKESEVDNVDIQLSESNAASRSPEYIPTSSVFVSIPASERSSAERAAELEPELELELELEPELEPEVEPEVEPEFELELEPSPVRSAAKIAIANKRRSSRRSSVKVCHSRASLRSSVTKESLRRTSRRSMLKKNAARNSRSIQNSINEAASSCESLDEMEEIVSEAVNEDPEVAVVDDSDDPSEMAIASSDLPSLVRVTRSVAAHSPKLAPPSLFTPVRSNWQQKIVGTQQTPQAKRRSSRNNKRKAPYTTAESPKRFSPPKKSVVRPNMKSFLHTVQKNQFLMMTPNSFNRTSAIKSFIKHTTPLKMDSKMNMTIVAKERQKLEALRKKQVQEEERMRKLEEEKKKKQDEYKRKRDERLRKVNEAKVKEELREEEKKKKIEQKMADIDEKNDKRQAAELAKKRLAIKRQEDIEQKRKLEEETKRKKLQQEEEEKRQQELLAKKAKEEELKAKKLAEARKALELKREQDRERELEKERFAAAEREKALALQRELEKAAREKERRELEEKRKLEEKRKWEQQQKRLAADKEAVLKEAANKKTAATLNVTMDIEHSVTSTPPAKVGLNKTVVVKKSPQSYLITPKDNNKTMNRSNDMDDYGMDQNSDDSTDDESAPKKPIPSWAEGHNLQQLVMKQYFNPPDLEAFFGIVEAPRLENLFNKNKARYFKRTSSAVWHSPPNVK; from the exons ATGAGGTCTGTACAGTTATCGGTGGAGTCTCTACTCCAGATGgctcaaaacaaaacacaagattTTGTCAATCATATTGATAATGTCCACATGGTTTGGCTCGAAGAGATCCGCCAAGTGGCAAGCCAAATGTTTTCAAG gGATGTCAATTCCGAACCAGAGCTCATGCCTAAAACACCATCACAAAAGAAGAATAGTCGCAGGAAGCGCGTGTCTGTTGGCCGACAGGAAGAAAGTCGACTCAGGCGGAG ATTATCCAAGCATAGGCGCAGTAATCTCCGCGGGTCCTCGGTGACGCCATTCAACTTAATTGCCGAAGATGTGTCTACAGCTGAGAGCAGCACCAGCACGCGACCAAAGCGTGCTCTTCGAAAAACCAAACAAGCCAAAACCAGCATAGCAGAGGATGAGAGTCAGCCATCCCAAAACAGCTTGGATGTCATAGATGAAATAAGACCACAGCTGGTCCAGGATCAGAAAGAGCCTGGGCTGGATGGAGCTGAGGACAAAGAAAGTGAGGTGGACAACGTGGACATCCAGTTAAGCGAGTCAAATGCCGCAAGCCGGTCTCCAGAATATATTCCCACATCAAGCGTTTTCGTCAGCATCCCTGCATCAGAGCGCTCGTCCGCCGAGCGAGCGGCAGAGCTCGAGCCAGAGCTAGAGCTTGAGCTAGAGCTTGAGCCAGAACTTGAGCCAGAGGTCGAGCCAGAGGTCGAGCCAGAGTTCGAGCTGGAGCTCGAGCCCTCTCCTGTACGCAGTGCTGCTAAAATTGCGATAGCTAACAAGCGTAGGAGTTCACGGAGGAGCTCTGTCAAGGTGTGCCACTCCCGGGCCAGTTTGCGGAGCAGCGTGACTAAGGAGTCTTTGCGTCGTACTTCTCGACGATCCATGTTGAAGAAGAACGCGGCTCGCAACAGCCGCTCAATACAAAACAGCATCAATGAAG CTGCTTCTTCTTGTGAGTCTTTGGATGAGATGGAAGAAAT AGTGTCCGAAGCTGTGAATGAAGATCCAGAAGTTGCTGTGGTTGATGACTCGGATGATCCTTCAGAG ATGGCCATTGCCAGCAGTGACCTGCCATCGTTGGTGCGTGTTACTCGTTCGGTGGCAGCACACTCCCCTAAATTGGCCCCACCATCACTGTTTACCCCCGtgaggagcaactggcagcagAAAATAG TTGGCACGCAGCAGACTCCACAGGCTAAACGGAG GTCCTCTAGGAACAACAAACGCAAAGCGCCCTATACTACAGCAGAGAGCCCAAAGAGATTTTCACCTCCCAAGAAGAGT GTGGTCCGACCAAACATGAAATCTTTTCTTCACACTGTGCAGAAGAATCAGTTTCTGATGATGACTCCAAATTCCTTCAATCGTACTTCTGCAATCAAGTCCTTCATTAAACACACCACTCCTCTCAAGATGGATTCAAAG ATGAACATGACTATAGTG GCAAAAGAGCGCCAAAAGTTGGAAGCACTTAGAAAGAAGCAGGTGCAGGAGGAGGAGAGAATGAGGAAACTggaggaggaaaagaaaaagaaacaagatgAATACAAAAG GAAGAGGGATGAGAGGCTAAGGAAGGTGAATGAGGCTAAAGTGAAAGAAGAACTTCgagaggaagaaaagaaaaagaaaattgagcaaaaaatggctgacattgatgaaaaaaatgacaaa CGTCAAGCGGCCGAGCTGGCCAAAAAACGACTGGCCATCAAACGTCAAGAAGATATTGAGCAGAAACGAAAGTTGGAGGAAGAAACCAAAAGGAAGAAGCTTCAACAAGAA gaaGAGGAGAAGCGCCAGCAAGAGTTGTTGGCTAAGAAGGCCAAGGAGGAGGAACTAAAAGCAAAGAAGCTGGCTGAAGCTCGAAAAGCTTTAGAGCTCAAGAGGGAGCAGGATCGTGAAAGGGAGCTTGAAAAAGAACGCTTTGCTGCTGCTGAAAG AGAGAAGGCTCTCGCTCTGCAGCGCGAACTGGAAAAAGCAgcgagagagaaggagaggcgAGAACTAGAAGAGAAAAGGAAGcttgaggaaaaaagaaaatgg GAGCAACAGCAAAAGAGGTTGGCGGCAGATAAAGAGGCAGTGCTTAAAGAAGCTGCTAACAAAAAG ACTGCTGCTACTCTAAATGTGACGATGGACATTGAG CACTCTGTAACGAGCACACCTCCAGCAAAAGTTGGTCTCAATAAGACTGTGGTTGTtaag AAATCACCACAGTCGTACTTGATAACGCCGAAAGATAACAACAAAACTATGAATCGCTCTAACGATATGGATGACTACGGGATGGACCAAAACAGTGACGATTCCACAGATGATGAGTCGGCGCCAAAAAAGCCAATTCCTTCTTGGGCTGAGG GTCACAATCTGCAACAACTCGTAATGAAGCAGTACTTCAACCCTCCAGACTTGGAGGCTTTCTTTGGGATAGTCGAGGCGCCCAGACTGGAGAACctgtttaataaaaacaaagcgCGCTACTTCAAACGCACCAGCTCTGCTGTGTGGCACTCGCCACCAAATGTAAAATAA
- the fth1b gene encoding ferritin, heavy polypeptide 1b, translated as MSSQIRQNFHQDCEAAINRQINLELYASYVYLSMAYYFERDDIALPHFAKFFRGQIREEREHAEKLLTFQNKRGGRILFQDIKKPDRDEWGSGLEALECALHLEKNVNQSLLELHQMATQQSDPHMCDFIETHYLDEQIKSIKQLADWVSNLQRMGAPQNGMAEYLFDKHTLAEEAT; from the exons ATGTCCTCCCAAATCCGGCAAAACTTTCACCAGGACTGCGAGGCTGCAATTAACAGGCAGATAAATcttgagctgtatgcctcctatGTTTATCTCTCTATG GCATATTATTTTGAGAGGGATGATATTGCTCTTCCGCATTTCGCCAAGTTTTTTAGAGGCCAGATCAGAGAAGAACGCGAGCATGCTGAGAAGCTGTTGACCTTTCAGAACAAGAGAGGGGGCAGGATTCTCTTTCAGGATATCAAg AAACCTGACCGAGATGAATGGGGCAGCGGCCTGGAGGCTTTAGAGTGTGCCTtgcacctggaaaaaaatgtcaatcaatcGCTGCTGGAATTACATCAGATGGCGACGCAGCAAAGCGACCCTCAC ATGTGTGACTTCATTGAGACCCACTATCTGGATGAGCAGATCAAATCCATCAAGCAACTGGCTGATTGGGTTTCCAATTTGCAGCGCATGGGAGCACCGCAGAACGGAATGGCTGAGTATCTCTTTGATAAACACACCCTGGCAGAGGAGGCCACTTAA